Proteins encoded in a region of the Canis lupus dingo isolate Sandy chromosome 17, ASM325472v2, whole genome shotgun sequence genome:
- the ADGRF3 gene encoding adhesion G-protein coupled receptor F3 isoform X1: MVCSAAPVLLLAMTLPLVGSPVAQASQPGQNQAGGELGQQLDQKSGASAAASASAPVESALASVYVQMDFPDQTWPLALSGTLTLPLASASSSPGTLTGLSLTTECNVDHEGYSHCACLSGYQWNASVCSHHQACQMPHNHRPCGCLVFSPAEAGYCQLLPPAPGTLSPNSWVQTPGSTLNLTLVKNHETTDLDWFLRPPGSPTPILLQPGTHVSLTSSPGQAVLSILNVSHKWAGEYTCCFEAQGFRWELSQVVKVALQATDVTRLPDQLSILSSTCVGFQLTCCIPSTHLTYTASWSPEEGSRASSVDTPGSQCFVLTVQRCPAADTTYTCELQSPGLALLRVPISVTIIQDGDTTCPEDSSAVTWNVTKAGHVAHAPCPANRTGLVERTCGPDGAWEPVRSSCTRTELLALHHRAWLLQAGQGWPAAEVSQILAQLSEQVAVVSSPSDLLALLGTISLLAKVVVDTRIQLPRRALEALLKTTDKVLDMDTSSLWAPAQAQEPSAGSDLLLAVEILARSLCPRDHPFSFSLRNVRLQTQLLGPASPADYRASFSTQPPLQAHIPRRSLAPLGHNGTDISITSLVLQKLDHLLPSNYGQGLGSSLYATPGLVLAISIMAGGQAFNQGEVIMDFGGTDSTSHCVFWDHHLFQGKGGWSDEGCRVQSARANSTSQCICRHLTAFSILMSRNTVPENPTLELLSRVGLGASILALLVCLGVYRLVWRVVVQNKVAYLRHTALLNVVLCLLAADTCFLGAPLLPPGPRSPLCLAAAFLCHFLYLATFFWMLAQALMLAHQLLFVFRQLSKGRVLSLMVVLGYMCPMGFAGAALGLYLPRGQYLGEGACWLNGKGGALYAFVGPVLAIVGVNGLVLAMAVLKLLRPSLSEGPQVKKRHALLGVIKALLVLTPIFGLTWGLGLATLLEEVSIIPHYIFTILNTTQGVFILLFGCLMDKKVREALLERFCRTQSPNSTISLATYESHVPEHRGGRSEDARSPVPTPKLFKQKYREN; this comes from the exons ATGGTCTGTTCAGCTGCCCCCGTGCTACTCCTGGCCATGACTCTCCCACTGGTGGGGTCACCAGTAGCCCAAGCATCCCAACCT GGACAGAATCAGGCTGGAGGGGAACTGGGGCAGCAATTGGACCAAAAGAGTGGAGCAAGTG ccgctgcctctgcctctgctcctgtaGAATCAGCGCTGGCCTCGGTCTATGTACAGATGGACTTTCCAGATCAGACCTGGCCACTGGCACTTTCCGGGACCCTGACTCTGCCCcttgcctcagcttcctcttccccAGGAACTCTCACTGGCCTCAGCCTCACGACAG AGTGTAATGTCGACCACGAAGGCTACAGCCATTGCGCTTGCCTCTCTGGGTACCAGTGGAACGCCAGTGTCTGCTCCCATCACCAAGCCTGCCAGATGCCTCACAACCACAGGCCCTGTGGTTGTCTGGTCTTCAGCCCTGCAGAAGCCGGGTACTGCCAGTTGCTGCCACCTG cccccggAACACTGAGCCCCAACTCCTGGGTGCAGACGCCTGGCTCCACTCTCAATCTGACCCTCGTCAAGAACCATGAAACCACTGACCTGGACTGGTTCCTGCGGCCCCCGGGCAGCCCCACACCCATCCTCCTGCAGCCAGGGACACATGTGTCCCTGACCTCTAGCCCGGGCCAGGCTGTCCTCAGCATCCTCAATGTCTCCCATAAATGGGCAG GTGAGTACACGTGCTGCTTTGAGGCTCAGGGCTTCAGGTGGGAGCTGTCCCAGGTGGTGAAGGTGGCCCTGCAGGCGACAGATGTGACTCGGCTTCCAGACCAGCTCTCCATTCTCTCCTCCACCTGCGTTGGCTTCCAGCTGACCTGCTGCATCCCCAGCACACATCTGACCTACACAGCTTCCTGGAGTCCTGAAGAGGGCAGCAGAG CTTCCTCAGTGGACACGCCAGGCTCCCAGTGCTTTGTGTTGACCGTTCAGCGCTGCCCTGCGGCCGACACCACATACACCTGTGAGCTGCAGAGCCCAGGGCTGGCCCTTCTCAGGGTTCCCATCTCTGTCACCATCATCCAGG ATGGCGACACCACCTGCCCTGAGGACTCCTCAGCTGTCACCTGGAATGTCACCAAGGCTGGCCACGTGGCACACGCCCCGTGTCCGGCGAACAGGACGGGCTTGGTAGAGCGCACCTGTGGGCCTGATGGGGCGTGGGAGCCCGTGCGCAGCAGCTGCACACGCACAGAGCTTCTGGCCCTGCATCACAGAGCCTGG CTGCTACAGGCAGGCCAGGGCTGGCCTGCTGCGGAGGTGTCCCAGATCCTGGCACAGCTGTCGGAGCAGGTGGCAGTGGTGAGCTCGCCCTCTGACTTATTGGCGCTGCTGGGCACCATATCATTGCTGGCCAAGGTGGTGGTAGACACAAGAATACAGCTTCCCCGCAGGGCCCTGGAG GCTCTCCTGAAGACCACAGACAAGGTCCTAGACATGGACACCAGCTCTCTGTGGGCCCCAGCACAGGCCCAGGAGCCCTCAGCGGGCTCAGATCTCCTGCTGGCCGTGGAGATCCTGGCACGCAGCCTGTGCCCACGGGATCACCCTTTCTCCTTCAGCTTGCGTAACGTGAGGCTGCAGACCCAGCTCCTTGGACCTGCATCTCCTGCTGACTACAGAGCCTCCTTCTCCACTCAGCCCCCATTGCAGGCACACATTCCCAGACGCTCACTGGCCCCTCTGGGCCATAATGGAACGGACATCAGTATTACTAGCCTGGTACTGCagaaactggaccaccttctgCCCTCAAACTATGGACAAGGGCTGGGGAGCTCCCTCTATGCCACTCCTGGGCTGGTCCTCGCCATCTCCATCATGGCAGGCGGCCAGGCCTTCAACCAAGGGGAAGTTATCATGGATTTCGGGGGCACAGATAGCACTTCCCACTGTGTGTTCTGGGACCACCATCTCTTCCAGGGCAAGGGGGGCTGGTCAGACGAAGGGTGCCGGGTGCAGAGCGCCCGCGCCAACTCGACCTCTCAGTGTATCTGTAGGCACCTCACTGCCTTCTCCATCCTCATGTCCCGAAACACTGTTCCAGAAAACCCCACCCTGGAGCTGCTGAGTCGGGTGGGCCTGGGGGCCTCTATCCTGGCACTACTTGTGTGCCTGGGTGTGTACAGGCTGGTGTGGAGAGTGGTGGTGCAGAACAAAGTTGCCTACTTACGCCACACGGCCCTGCTCAACGTGGTGCTCTGCCTTTTGGCTGCTGACACCTGCTTCCTGGGAGCCCCACTGCTTCCTCCAGGGCCCCGAAGCCCACTCTGCCTGGCTGCCGCCTTCCTCTGTCACTTCCTCTACCTGGCCACCTTTTTCTGGATGCTGGCTCAGGCCCTGATGTTGGCTCACCAGCTGCTCTTCGTCTTCCGTCAGCTGTCCAAGGGCCGAGTGCTCTCCCTGATGGTGGTCCTCGGCTACATGTGCCCAATGGGGTTTGCAGGCGCTGCCCTGGGCCTCTACCTACCCCGAGGGCAatacctgggggagggggcatgcTGGCTGAATGGGAAGGGAGGGGCGCTCTATGCGTTTGTGGGGCCAGTGCTGGCCATCGTGGGTGTGAATGGGCTGGTACTAGCCATGGCTGTGCTGAAGCTCCTGAGACCTTCACTGTCCGAGGGGCCCCAGGTGAAGAAGCGCCATGCCCTTCTGGGGGTGATCAAAGCCCTGCTCGTTCTCACTCCCATCTTCGGCCTCACCTGGGGGCTGGGCCTGGCCACGCTGCTGGAGGAAGTCTCCATAATTCCTCACTACATCTTCACGATTCTCAACACCACCCAG GGTGTCTTCATCTTACTGTTTGGTTGCCTCATGGACAAGAAG GTACGAGAGGCTTTACTTGAACGCTTCTGCCGCACCCAATCCCCCAACTCCACCATCTCCCTG GCTACGTATGAATCCCACGTCCCAGAGCACCGTGGAGGAAGAAGTGAAGACGCCAG gtcacctgtccccacccctaAGCTATTCAAGCAAAAATATCGTGAAAACTAG
- the ADGRF3 gene encoding adhesion G-protein coupled receptor F3 isoform X7 gives MDFPDQTWPLALSGTLTLPLASASSSPGTLTGLSLTTECNVDHEGYSHCACLSGYQWNASVCSHHQACQMPHNHRPCGCLVFSPAEAGYCQLLPPAPGTLSPNSWVQTPGSTLNLTLVKNHETTDLDWFLRPPGSPTPILLQPGTHVSLTSSPGQAVLSILNVSHKWAGEYTCCFEAQGFRWELSQVVKVALQATDVTRLPDQLSILSSTCVGFQLTCCIPSTHLTYTASWSPEEGSRASSVDTPGSQCFVLTVQRCPAADTTYTCELQSPGLALLRVPISVTIIQDGDTTCPEDSSAVTWNVTKAGHVAHAPCPANRTGLVERTCGPDGAWEPVRSSCTRTELLALHHRAWLLQAGQGWPAAEVSQILAQLSEQVAVVSSPSDLLALLGTISLLAKVVVDTRIQLPRRALEALLKTTDKVLDMDTSSLWAPAQAQEPSAGSDLLLAVEILARSLCPRDHPFSFSLRNVRLQTQLLGPASPADYRASFSTQPPLQAHIPRRSLAPLGHNGTDISITSLVLQKLDHLLPSNYGQGLGSSLYATPGLVLAISIMAGGQAFNQGEVIMDFGGTDSTSHCVFWDHHLFQGKGGWSDEGCRVQSARANSTSQCICRHLTAFSILMSRNTVPENPTLELLSRVGLGASILALLVCLGVYRLVWRVVVQNKVAYLRHTALLNVVLCLLAADTCFLGAPLLPPGPRSPLCLAAAFLCHFLYLATFFWMLAQALMLAHQLLFVFRQLSKGRVLSLMVVLGYMCPMGFAGAALGLYLPRGQYLGEGACWLNGKGGALYAFVGPVLAIVGVNGLVLAMAVLKLLRPSLSEGPQVKKRHALLGVIKALLVLTPIFGLTWGLGLATLLEEVSIIPHYIFTILNTTQGVFILLFGCLMDKKVREALLERFCRTQSPNSTISLATYESHVPEHRGGRSEDARSPVPTPKLFKQKYREN, from the exons ATGGACTTTCCAGATCAGACCTGGCCACTGGCACTTTCCGGGACCCTGACTCTGCCCcttgcctcagcttcctcttccccAGGAACTCTCACTGGCCTCAGCCTCACGACAG AGTGTAATGTCGACCACGAAGGCTACAGCCATTGCGCTTGCCTCTCTGGGTACCAGTGGAACGCCAGTGTCTGCTCCCATCACCAAGCCTGCCAGATGCCTCACAACCACAGGCCCTGTGGTTGTCTGGTCTTCAGCCCTGCAGAAGCCGGGTACTGCCAGTTGCTGCCACCTG cccccggAACACTGAGCCCCAACTCCTGGGTGCAGACGCCTGGCTCCACTCTCAATCTGACCCTCGTCAAGAACCATGAAACCACTGACCTGGACTGGTTCCTGCGGCCCCCGGGCAGCCCCACACCCATCCTCCTGCAGCCAGGGACACATGTGTCCCTGACCTCTAGCCCGGGCCAGGCTGTCCTCAGCATCCTCAATGTCTCCCATAAATGGGCAG GTGAGTACACGTGCTGCTTTGAGGCTCAGGGCTTCAGGTGGGAGCTGTCCCAGGTGGTGAAGGTGGCCCTGCAGGCGACAGATGTGACTCGGCTTCCAGACCAGCTCTCCATTCTCTCCTCCACCTGCGTTGGCTTCCAGCTGACCTGCTGCATCCCCAGCACACATCTGACCTACACAGCTTCCTGGAGTCCTGAAGAGGGCAGCAGAG CTTCCTCAGTGGACACGCCAGGCTCCCAGTGCTTTGTGTTGACCGTTCAGCGCTGCCCTGCGGCCGACACCACATACACCTGTGAGCTGCAGAGCCCAGGGCTGGCCCTTCTCAGGGTTCCCATCTCTGTCACCATCATCCAGG ATGGCGACACCACCTGCCCTGAGGACTCCTCAGCTGTCACCTGGAATGTCACCAAGGCTGGCCACGTGGCACACGCCCCGTGTCCGGCGAACAGGACGGGCTTGGTAGAGCGCACCTGTGGGCCTGATGGGGCGTGGGAGCCCGTGCGCAGCAGCTGCACACGCACAGAGCTTCTGGCCCTGCATCACAGAGCCTGG CTGCTACAGGCAGGCCAGGGCTGGCCTGCTGCGGAGGTGTCCCAGATCCTGGCACAGCTGTCGGAGCAGGTGGCAGTGGTGAGCTCGCCCTCTGACTTATTGGCGCTGCTGGGCACCATATCATTGCTGGCCAAGGTGGTGGTAGACACAAGAATACAGCTTCCCCGCAGGGCCCTGGAG GCTCTCCTGAAGACCACAGACAAGGTCCTAGACATGGACACCAGCTCTCTGTGGGCCCCAGCACAGGCCCAGGAGCCCTCAGCGGGCTCAGATCTCCTGCTGGCCGTGGAGATCCTGGCACGCAGCCTGTGCCCACGGGATCACCCTTTCTCCTTCAGCTTGCGTAACGTGAGGCTGCAGACCCAGCTCCTTGGACCTGCATCTCCTGCTGACTACAGAGCCTCCTTCTCCACTCAGCCCCCATTGCAGGCACACATTCCCAGACGCTCACTGGCCCCTCTGGGCCATAATGGAACGGACATCAGTATTACTAGCCTGGTACTGCagaaactggaccaccttctgCCCTCAAACTATGGACAAGGGCTGGGGAGCTCCCTCTATGCCACTCCTGGGCTGGTCCTCGCCATCTCCATCATGGCAGGCGGCCAGGCCTTCAACCAAGGGGAAGTTATCATGGATTTCGGGGGCACAGATAGCACTTCCCACTGTGTGTTCTGGGACCACCATCTCTTCCAGGGCAAGGGGGGCTGGTCAGACGAAGGGTGCCGGGTGCAGAGCGCCCGCGCCAACTCGACCTCTCAGTGTATCTGTAGGCACCTCACTGCCTTCTCCATCCTCATGTCCCGAAACACTGTTCCAGAAAACCCCACCCTGGAGCTGCTGAGTCGGGTGGGCCTGGGGGCCTCTATCCTGGCACTACTTGTGTGCCTGGGTGTGTACAGGCTGGTGTGGAGAGTGGTGGTGCAGAACAAAGTTGCCTACTTACGCCACACGGCCCTGCTCAACGTGGTGCTCTGCCTTTTGGCTGCTGACACCTGCTTCCTGGGAGCCCCACTGCTTCCTCCAGGGCCCCGAAGCCCACTCTGCCTGGCTGCCGCCTTCCTCTGTCACTTCCTCTACCTGGCCACCTTTTTCTGGATGCTGGCTCAGGCCCTGATGTTGGCTCACCAGCTGCTCTTCGTCTTCCGTCAGCTGTCCAAGGGCCGAGTGCTCTCCCTGATGGTGGTCCTCGGCTACATGTGCCCAATGGGGTTTGCAGGCGCTGCCCTGGGCCTCTACCTACCCCGAGGGCAatacctgggggagggggcatgcTGGCTGAATGGGAAGGGAGGGGCGCTCTATGCGTTTGTGGGGCCAGTGCTGGCCATCGTGGGTGTGAATGGGCTGGTACTAGCCATGGCTGTGCTGAAGCTCCTGAGACCTTCACTGTCCGAGGGGCCCCAGGTGAAGAAGCGCCATGCCCTTCTGGGGGTGATCAAAGCCCTGCTCGTTCTCACTCCCATCTTCGGCCTCACCTGGGGGCTGGGCCTGGCCACGCTGCTGGAGGAAGTCTCCATAATTCCTCACTACATCTTCACGATTCTCAACACCACCCAG GGTGTCTTCATCTTACTGTTTGGTTGCCTCATGGACAAGAAG GTACGAGAGGCTTTACTTGAACGCTTCTGCCGCACCCAATCCCCCAACTCCACCATCTCCCTG GCTACGTATGAATCCCACGTCCCAGAGCACCGTGGAGGAAGAAGTGAAGACGCCAG gtcacctgtccccacccctaAGCTATTCAAGCAAAAATATCGTGAAAACTAG
- the ADGRF3 gene encoding adhesion G-protein coupled receptor F3 isoform X2, translating to MVCSAAPVLLLAMTLPLVGSPVAQASQPGQNQAGGELGQQLDQKSGASESALASVYVQMDFPDQTWPLALSGTLTLPLASASSSPGTLTGLSLTTECNVDHEGYSHCACLSGYQWNASVCSHHQACQMPHNHRPCGCLVFSPAEAGYCQLLPPAPGTLSPNSWVQTPGSTLNLTLVKNHETTDLDWFLRPPGSPTPILLQPGTHVSLTSSPGQAVLSILNVSHKWAGEYTCCFEAQGFRWELSQVVKVALQATDVTRLPDQLSILSSTCVGFQLTCCIPSTHLTYTASWSPEEGSRASSVDTPGSQCFVLTVQRCPAADTTYTCELQSPGLALLRVPISVTIIQDGDTTCPEDSSAVTWNVTKAGHVAHAPCPANRTGLVERTCGPDGAWEPVRSSCTRTELLALHHRAWLLQAGQGWPAAEVSQILAQLSEQVAVVSSPSDLLALLGTISLLAKVVVDTRIQLPRRALEALLKTTDKVLDMDTSSLWAPAQAQEPSAGSDLLLAVEILARSLCPRDHPFSFSLRNVRLQTQLLGPASPADYRASFSTQPPLQAHIPRRSLAPLGHNGTDISITSLVLQKLDHLLPSNYGQGLGSSLYATPGLVLAISIMAGGQAFNQGEVIMDFGGTDSTSHCVFWDHHLFQGKGGWSDEGCRVQSARANSTSQCICRHLTAFSILMSRNTVPENPTLELLSRVGLGASILALLVCLGVYRLVWRVVVQNKVAYLRHTALLNVVLCLLAADTCFLGAPLLPPGPRSPLCLAAAFLCHFLYLATFFWMLAQALMLAHQLLFVFRQLSKGRVLSLMVVLGYMCPMGFAGAALGLYLPRGQYLGEGACWLNGKGGALYAFVGPVLAIVGVNGLVLAMAVLKLLRPSLSEGPQVKKRHALLGVIKALLVLTPIFGLTWGLGLATLLEEVSIIPHYIFTILNTTQGVFILLFGCLMDKKVREALLERFCRTQSPNSTISLATYESHVPEHRGGRSEDARSPVPTPKLFKQKYREN from the exons ATGGTCTGTTCAGCTGCCCCCGTGCTACTCCTGGCCATGACTCTCCCACTGGTGGGGTCACCAGTAGCCCAAGCATCCCAACCT GGACAGAATCAGGCTGGAGGGGAACTGGGGCAGCAATTGGACCAAAAGAGTGGAGCAAGTG AATCAGCGCTGGCCTCGGTCTATGTACAGATGGACTTTCCAGATCAGACCTGGCCACTGGCACTTTCCGGGACCCTGACTCTGCCCcttgcctcagcttcctcttccccAGGAACTCTCACTGGCCTCAGCCTCACGACAG AGTGTAATGTCGACCACGAAGGCTACAGCCATTGCGCTTGCCTCTCTGGGTACCAGTGGAACGCCAGTGTCTGCTCCCATCACCAAGCCTGCCAGATGCCTCACAACCACAGGCCCTGTGGTTGTCTGGTCTTCAGCCCTGCAGAAGCCGGGTACTGCCAGTTGCTGCCACCTG cccccggAACACTGAGCCCCAACTCCTGGGTGCAGACGCCTGGCTCCACTCTCAATCTGACCCTCGTCAAGAACCATGAAACCACTGACCTGGACTGGTTCCTGCGGCCCCCGGGCAGCCCCACACCCATCCTCCTGCAGCCAGGGACACATGTGTCCCTGACCTCTAGCCCGGGCCAGGCTGTCCTCAGCATCCTCAATGTCTCCCATAAATGGGCAG GTGAGTACACGTGCTGCTTTGAGGCTCAGGGCTTCAGGTGGGAGCTGTCCCAGGTGGTGAAGGTGGCCCTGCAGGCGACAGATGTGACTCGGCTTCCAGACCAGCTCTCCATTCTCTCCTCCACCTGCGTTGGCTTCCAGCTGACCTGCTGCATCCCCAGCACACATCTGACCTACACAGCTTCCTGGAGTCCTGAAGAGGGCAGCAGAG CTTCCTCAGTGGACACGCCAGGCTCCCAGTGCTTTGTGTTGACCGTTCAGCGCTGCCCTGCGGCCGACACCACATACACCTGTGAGCTGCAGAGCCCAGGGCTGGCCCTTCTCAGGGTTCCCATCTCTGTCACCATCATCCAGG ATGGCGACACCACCTGCCCTGAGGACTCCTCAGCTGTCACCTGGAATGTCACCAAGGCTGGCCACGTGGCACACGCCCCGTGTCCGGCGAACAGGACGGGCTTGGTAGAGCGCACCTGTGGGCCTGATGGGGCGTGGGAGCCCGTGCGCAGCAGCTGCACACGCACAGAGCTTCTGGCCCTGCATCACAGAGCCTGG CTGCTACAGGCAGGCCAGGGCTGGCCTGCTGCGGAGGTGTCCCAGATCCTGGCACAGCTGTCGGAGCAGGTGGCAGTGGTGAGCTCGCCCTCTGACTTATTGGCGCTGCTGGGCACCATATCATTGCTGGCCAAGGTGGTGGTAGACACAAGAATACAGCTTCCCCGCAGGGCCCTGGAG GCTCTCCTGAAGACCACAGACAAGGTCCTAGACATGGACACCAGCTCTCTGTGGGCCCCAGCACAGGCCCAGGAGCCCTCAGCGGGCTCAGATCTCCTGCTGGCCGTGGAGATCCTGGCACGCAGCCTGTGCCCACGGGATCACCCTTTCTCCTTCAGCTTGCGTAACGTGAGGCTGCAGACCCAGCTCCTTGGACCTGCATCTCCTGCTGACTACAGAGCCTCCTTCTCCACTCAGCCCCCATTGCAGGCACACATTCCCAGACGCTCACTGGCCCCTCTGGGCCATAATGGAACGGACATCAGTATTACTAGCCTGGTACTGCagaaactggaccaccttctgCCCTCAAACTATGGACAAGGGCTGGGGAGCTCCCTCTATGCCACTCCTGGGCTGGTCCTCGCCATCTCCATCATGGCAGGCGGCCAGGCCTTCAACCAAGGGGAAGTTATCATGGATTTCGGGGGCACAGATAGCACTTCCCACTGTGTGTTCTGGGACCACCATCTCTTCCAGGGCAAGGGGGGCTGGTCAGACGAAGGGTGCCGGGTGCAGAGCGCCCGCGCCAACTCGACCTCTCAGTGTATCTGTAGGCACCTCACTGCCTTCTCCATCCTCATGTCCCGAAACACTGTTCCAGAAAACCCCACCCTGGAGCTGCTGAGTCGGGTGGGCCTGGGGGCCTCTATCCTGGCACTACTTGTGTGCCTGGGTGTGTACAGGCTGGTGTGGAGAGTGGTGGTGCAGAACAAAGTTGCCTACTTACGCCACACGGCCCTGCTCAACGTGGTGCTCTGCCTTTTGGCTGCTGACACCTGCTTCCTGGGAGCCCCACTGCTTCCTCCAGGGCCCCGAAGCCCACTCTGCCTGGCTGCCGCCTTCCTCTGTCACTTCCTCTACCTGGCCACCTTTTTCTGGATGCTGGCTCAGGCCCTGATGTTGGCTCACCAGCTGCTCTTCGTCTTCCGTCAGCTGTCCAAGGGCCGAGTGCTCTCCCTGATGGTGGTCCTCGGCTACATGTGCCCAATGGGGTTTGCAGGCGCTGCCCTGGGCCTCTACCTACCCCGAGGGCAatacctgggggagggggcatgcTGGCTGAATGGGAAGGGAGGGGCGCTCTATGCGTTTGTGGGGCCAGTGCTGGCCATCGTGGGTGTGAATGGGCTGGTACTAGCCATGGCTGTGCTGAAGCTCCTGAGACCTTCACTGTCCGAGGGGCCCCAGGTGAAGAAGCGCCATGCCCTTCTGGGGGTGATCAAAGCCCTGCTCGTTCTCACTCCCATCTTCGGCCTCACCTGGGGGCTGGGCCTGGCCACGCTGCTGGAGGAAGTCTCCATAATTCCTCACTACATCTTCACGATTCTCAACACCACCCAG GGTGTCTTCATCTTACTGTTTGGTTGCCTCATGGACAAGAAG GTACGAGAGGCTTTACTTGAACGCTTCTGCCGCACCCAATCCCCCAACTCCACCATCTCCCTG GCTACGTATGAATCCCACGTCCCAGAGCACCGTGGAGGAAGAAGTGAAGACGCCAG gtcacctgtccccacccctaAGCTATTCAAGCAAAAATATCGTGAAAACTAG